GCAGTGCCTTGGCTTGGTCTCGGCTGGCCAATGCCGTTCGATCTCACTGGTGGTGCTCTGTGTTGTGTCGGGGCGTGTTTTCCCTCTTTGTTCTCCCTTGTCTATTTGTTGTGGCGTGTGCTGTTTTCGCTTTATCTCTTCTCCTCCTGTGCCCCCCTGTAATTCTGGTTCGCTTGAACCCATCCCACAAAAGGCTGCGAAGCCTTATAGGAAATTTGAATACAATTCAGGTGGGGGAGTTCTCTCCCTCCCCGGTGAccttcaaaaaaaatcaaacttgaAAAGTTATATGAGATTTGTCTCTATACACGGTGTGGAGATTACAAATTATCCCCTTTTAGGTACTCCCACTATAAACAAATGCAGAACGTTCTAGAGCAATAAGGGCTAATTCTTTTGGGTGGCTTTAAAAATAAGTTGTCTCTCTTTAGCTTAAAAAATAGGGAAGTGCTACGCGTCGGCCggcggatctttttaaaagatccaccgTCTCGCGAGCCGTCCGATATAAGATGCTCAACATACTATCTCATTTCGCAACAAGAGTGTTGTTTCAGAAACAGCGGTGACTATTGCAACAAAGAGCTTGGTTTCAGGAACATCAGTGACGATTGCAAAAAGAGCTTTGTTTCACAAACATTGATGACGTTGTCAAAAGTATCTTTGTGTATGGTTCCTCTTTGCAACAAGAGCATTGTTTCAGAAACACAGCTTTGTTCAGAAAACATGCTCTGCTGAAGGAGCACCGTGAGCCGCTGCCGTTGCAGGTCCTTGCTATGATGCTCGCCGTCAACTCCACCGGACCTCGACGAGACGAGCCCCCGCCGCTCCCGGGCGTCCCCACCTCCGACCCGCGGCTCATCCTCGTCAAATCCGACAAGATCCGGCTGGAATCCTTGCCATCGTCGCCTTCCTAGTCGCATGTGTCGCCACCCCTCGCGGCTCCCGGACGTCCCTGCCTCCTGCCCGCGCCCCATCCTCGTCGGATCCGACGAGATTCCTCGCCTCCATAGCCCTCCAGCCGCAAGTCACCGCCGCTGCAAAAAAGGGCCAGGAAGTTGCAAATTCTCCTTTCCGAAACAACTGCTCAGTTGCAGAAACGGTGTGTACACAGAGGTGGGAGTGGGGTTGCTCTCGGCCGTCTGATCAGCTGACGATCTGACGGACGGACCGCGCGATCCGCCGGTTGAAGGTAAGCTTTTCCCTAAAAAATAAGCCGtcctctaaattcgttgagacttcTAAATTAGTTATCCATCACTAGTTTAGAAGCCTCAATGAATAAGAGACACAGCTGGGGAGGAGGCGACTTATTTCTTAAGTTGCCCGAAGAAGTGGCCCTACATAATaccccctctgtaaagaaatataaaagcgttcGACTGCTTTTGTAACTAAATATATAATAGTCTACTATCTTTGTAACTAAATATAAGACATCTTTGGCTCTGGGGTGCAAATGCTCCCTAATGAAcaataaattcaaaataaatagcaaataaaattttaaaattctgattttttagaTGTTCTTGTTAGGTAACAAGCGTGCTTGACAATTTTCATGCGAAACGGGATGATGGTGCTTCGTCGGTGAAAAAGACACAAATAAGTGTAACATTTGAAGGTAACATTTGTCGTCCgactttattttttttcatttatcAAAATACTTAAGCTTTCCTTCAAAAAACTTGCAGGTAGCATTTTGGTGTGACAACGGAcacatttattttttaaaaaatttgacatttgcaaaaaaacatttttgacagGCAGGAGCATATGCTCCCAACAGCCGAATTGGATTTCCGGTTTTTGTAGTTCATCTTATATTTAGTTACAGAGGATTTTTAGCagtaccatctctctctctctctgtgcgcGCGCGCCTCGTGGTTTCTTCTTTCCTCGTCGTGTCGGCGTGCATATGGTCGTTGCAAATTTCTCTAACGAAACCTACAAAGTTTGTTTTCCCTTTTGCAACACTCATTCCTCAACCCTAACTGTCATCAAGGTCTCCTCAATATCGCTGTCTCAGCCCCACTCATCTCTTTCGCTCGACGGTTTATTGACAATTAGAGGAGTGGAAATCCACCCCTTTCAATTTTTGTAGGTCTAGTAGGTTCTTATTTTCCTTCTGCGAGGTGGTGTTTGCGATGCCACGTTGGAATAGGATCGACGCCTACGAGAGGCATATGCAAGTGGATGTTGTCAAATATACTGGCTCTCTTCAGTCGGAGCAACTGGCTTGCATATTCTTTCTAGTTGTTTTGTGGCACGGCCCGGTTTCTCCAACATTCTAGACAGATGTTGAAGTATTGCAAGCCTGCGCTGCATTGGGTAGTGCCCTAACTGATATTTCTTCAACAGTTGCTACATCTTGTTTCTGCCGCCAGTGATTATTGAGGTCTTCAAATCCTAATATAACGAGGCGTTTGCAGGTGTCTCTTTCTCCTGATGTCAGTTAAGTTTATTCTCAAGTTCCGGTGGACGACGTATAGTGGAAGGAAGGACAATGTAATTTTCGATGTAATGTATTTTTTGTTGGTCGTTTTGTGTCATATCGTATTTCATTTTAATGTCTATTGTTTCGCTTCATATTTCTCGAATGCTCCTTCGTCCACAAATGTAACATGTTTTGtatattttaatatggactacagaTAGACCGAAATaaatgaacaaacacactaaacgtATCTTTCTCTGGAAAATGTGTTTTCTTTAGTATGGTGAGTTACTTATTTAACAATGCCAGGAGTTTTTTTTTTCACATCGTCGTCTGATCCTCTCGCTAGACCTTTTTTTTTTGAACGTCTCGCTAGACCTCTCCCCTGTTCACTTGGCAGCACTAAAGAATGAACATCTCTGTCTGGGTGAGATTTATCTTGAAAATATAGATCGAACCGTTTGCATGCTTAGAATCAAGCCTTCACGTTTGATTCAGTACCAAAACATGCAGAAGCATACAGCCGTGGATGTCATTTGGAAATAAGGATGAGAATGATGCTTTGATGCATCGGTCGTATGCACTAAAAATTGAAAGAACTGTTTTTTTCTAAATTGCCTATATACTTAGCGAGGGCAATTTCTTGAAAGCCATGTTCAAGAGCTCACCATCATCTTTGAAACCATGACACCTATTGAAAGTATACTTGAAAATTATTTTATGGGCTCAAATTACATTATTGGGCCATCATTGTTACTGGTTAAACACCTCAGCTCATTCAAGATGGCATTTTCTTGCAttttcttgatggcatttttctcttaAAAAAGGTTGTTTTTTTACTTTCCTTCAAGATGGCATTTTCTTGgtgcttctgcatctgctccttcaAAGATTTTACTTGGTCCTTCTTCTGCATCTCCTCCTTCAAAGATTTTACTTGATCCTTCAAGATGGCATTTTCTTGGTCCTTATGTATCTGCTCCTTCAACGACGCAATCTCTTGCATCTGAGTCTGCATCTGCTCCTTCAAGGCAGCTTTCTCCTCTATCATCTTCTGCAGCTGCTCCTTCAGGACAGCTTCGTCTTGCATCTTCTGCTGAAGCTGCTCTTTCTGACTGGTGTGTTCCCTAACTGTGTTTTCGGCCGCGGTGATCAACTCTGAAGCCATTCGAGATTGTTCCACGAGCTTGTTAATCTGAAACAAGAAACAAACTAAGCATAGGGTGCAAAAGCCGGACCTCTATCTGTGAGATGTACTCCATATATGTAAGACGTACTGTTTGCAGAAACCGTTCAAGATTATCCAACCCTCCAGCAACGCGGTCGTGGGCTGTCCTCAGTTCATTCACACACTCACGCGTTAGCAGCCCCATCGTCGCAACCTGCATAGCC
The Triticum dicoccoides isolate Atlit2015 ecotype Zavitan chromosome 3A, WEW_v2.0, whole genome shotgun sequence genome window above contains:
- the LOC119272229 gene encoding factor of DNA methylation 5-like — translated: MGLLTRECVNELRTAHDRVAGGLDNLERFLQTINKLVEQSRMASELITAAENTVREHTSQKEQLQQKMQDEAVLKEQLQKMIEEKAALKEQMQTQMQEIASLKEQIHKDQENAILKDQVKSLKEEMQKKDQVKSLKEQMQKHQENAILKESKKTTFFKRKMPSRKCKKMPS